GCAAGTAGCAGGTCATCTAAGCACGGAACTCAATGTGGAATCATCACAGGCAAGCTGGCGCTCAAGGTGCTGGGTGTGTTTATGTGGTGTTTTCCTGGAAAGAGGGAATCAGGGTGTGTTGGTGTTTCAGGAGTTTAGTTTACTGTCCAACTTGTTAGCCTGCTGTTTGTCATAAGAGCATATGACTGGAAGGGCCCTCttaggtcatcaagtccaatcccctgctctcaCTGTCAACCCTGTTATATAATCCCCATCAAAAACTGATCCAGCCCCGCATGGACACTAGTTAAGTTGTTTGTACTGAACTTCTCAAATTGGGATAGTGTTCCAGAACCTGCCTCCTCTAATGGGGACAAACCTTCTTCTCATCTCCAGCCTAAATGTAATCACAGACAGTATATCTCAGTTGTTCTTGCACCAACATGGGCCTTTAGCAGCAATAGATCTCCTCCCTCCCTGATGTTTACCACCTGATGTATTTACAGAGAGCGACCAGACCCCTGCTCATTCTGCACTTTTCCAGGCTAAACAAGCTGAACTTTTTTGGTCTCCTCTCGAAAGAGCACTCCATTGTCTCAATAGGACGAGCATCGTTCCTAAGATTATTTGGTCTGGGTTGTAATTTGTTCCATATTTACACTGCATTTTATCAAGCCacatcttggaccagatcctcagatgatggAAGCAGGCGCTatccattgactttaagggagATATGGCAATTTACAGTGCTGTGATAATGCACCTGACTAGGGAACTGATTGTTGGAGGGGAAGAGAACTCTAATCCTGACATTGCCTTGTCCTTCCCTTCACAGGCAGCACATGATGTATTGAAAAGGACAATGTCCAACCGAACCACCGTGACCGAGTTctttctcctgggattctctgacattcgggagctgcagattttgcactttgtgaTGTTTCTAATTATTTACCTGGCAGCCCTGACAGGGAATCTACTCGTTATCACTGTAGTAGCCCTGGAccaccaccttcacacccccatgtacttcttcctgatgaatttGTCTGTTCTAGATCTCGGATTCATCTCCGTCACTGTCCCCAAGTCTATGGCAAATTCCCTATTGAACACCAGGTCAATTTCTTATTCTGGATGCATCGCCCAagtctttctcttcttcttctttgctTTGGCTGACTTTGCCCTGCTCACTGTCATGGCGTATGATCGATATGTTGCCATCtgcaaaccactgcactatgagactgtaatgaacaggagaacttgtatccaaatggcagccagtgcctggatcagtgGTGTTCTCAATTCTGCTCTGCACACTGGGAGCACATTTACAATAACCTTCTGTGGAGGTAACAAGGTTGATcaattcttctgtgaaatccctcAGCTACTCAAGCTCGCTTGCTCTAACTCCTATCTCAGTGAAGTTGGGGTTATTGCCTTTAATGCATTCTTGGGCTTAAGCTGCTTTGTTTTAATAATTGTGTCATACATTCAGATCTTCACcacagtgctgagaatcccctctgggcagggccggcataaagccttctccacctgccttcctCACCTCATTGTCGTCTCCTTGTTAGTTTGCACTGGCAcctttgcctacctgaaacccacctcaAGCTCAGCATCAGGCCTGGATCTCATGCTCACTGTCCTCTATTCCGTGGTCCATCCTACGATgaatcccctcatctacagcatgagaaacaaggagatcaaagctgcCCTGAAGAAACTGACTTGGCACAGGTTATTGACCAAGAATAAAATGTCTGCCTTCCTCTCATGATTgtcttttaaatctgtttttcttTATAAACCTAATCAACAGGTGACAATATTGTCTCCATCAGAACAtggtgtgcagagtcttcatGAAAAATACCGTATTTACAGTtgtaaaaaccaaccaaacaaaaaaaaacctatcCCCACGGAAATCAACATTCTTTAATTTTACCCCAGTGTACAAAGATCAAAATCTAGCAAGCTAGCTATTTTAGTAGTTTGTACTACCACTCATCATGCTATCTGAGCAGCTTCCACACAAAATCAGTAGCCATAACATAATCCCTATTGGAACCTCTGGTCCTTCtccttttctgggtaaaaaaAGCCCTGCTTGGGA
The sequence above is a segment of the Mauremys mutica isolate MM-2020 ecotype Southern chromosome 12, ASM2049712v1, whole genome shotgun sequence genome. Coding sequences within it:
- the LOC123346824 gene encoding olfactory receptor 14A16-like: MSNRTTVTEFFLLGFSDIRELQILHFVMFLIIYLAALTGNLLVITVVALDHHLHTPMYFFLMNLSVLDLGFISVTVPKSMANSLLNTRSISYSGCIAQVFLFFFFALADFALLTVMAYDRYVAICKPLHYETVMNRRTCIQMAASAWISGVLNSALHTGSTFTITFCGGNKVDQFFCEIPQLLKLACSNSYLSEVGVIAFNAFLGLSCFVLIIVSYIQIFTTVLRIPSGQGRHKAFSTCLPHLIVVSLLVCTGTFAYLKPTSSSASGLDLMLTVLYSVVHPTMNPLIYSMRNKEIKAALKKLTWHRLLTKNKMSAFLS